The genomic interval GAGAGGTGgggtgtggaggggagggggatgcgTTAATGCTCTCAGCCTCCAGGAGGGCCTACCCATACCTTACTCTAACATTTTACTGTGATTCATGGTTCCAATACACTGCAGGGtcctggacttcaagccagtggtcTTGTAACTTTAggccttttttctcttcctaggtGAATTCCAATTCTAGGCTACAGAGCCAGCCTACTTTAAGTAGAGGAGGGAACCTGAATAACGCCTCATTTTGAGTGTTAACTATAGGGGTAAAGTGGAAAGGTGTACACCGAGCTATGTACTGGGTAACCTCACTCTCTGACACAGCCCTTTACACATGAAGCGGAGATGGATTTCTATATTCCGCGAGAAGTGGCATCTAGACCGCCACCTGATAAGCCAGAGCTTGTGGCCCAAAGATCTGTACATGAAGGAAATGATGGGCATATCCTTTTCCCTTCCTTGCCTCCCAAATCAAACACCTCACCAACCAGTCCTCATAGTTCTAGAATATGCCCCGGACaccttaaatttgcatttttatgctTCTGCAGATACTATTCCCtgctcctattcttttttttttcttctatttttataacttttttttttttttttttttcacttttctgaagctggaaacggggagagacagtcagacagactcccgcatgcgcccgaccgggatccacccggcacgcccaccatggggcgacgctctgcccatcagggggcgatgctctgcccatcctgggcgtcgccatattgcgaccagagccactctagcgcctggggcagaggccacagagccatccccagcgcccgggccatctttgctccaatggagccttggctgcgggaggggaagagagagacagagaggaaagtgcagcggaggggtggagaagcaaatgggcgcctctcctgtgtgccctggccaggaatcgaacccgggtcctccgcacgctaggccgtataacattttatataactcATAGAACAGTACTTGtataaaaaaattcacacaaaGTTGCTAAAGAGCATACAATTTCCAAAAAATTGTCCTGGGTTTTTGTTACATTCAGTTTTCTAAGGATGCACTCTAATCAATGGTAAAATGCAGGCATTATGCGGTATTTCATTATCTTTGGTAAAACTATTCTCATTATTATGTCTCCTCACAGTATTAACTCTGATACCCACTTTGTGCAGGGTCTGCTGCCACCCTGCTCCTATTCTTCAGAACCATGACAATCTGCAGACCATTAAACACATCTCTGCTGTGTTTGCCAGACCTAGTTTTAGCACAGTCCCTGCTGGACCCACCAAATGGAGGGAGTTAAGGCTACAGACAGAAGTCCTCAATTCACAAGCCATCCATTTTCTTGAAGTCCTTAGTCTACCCCCAGCACTGAATTCTCTTGGTCCCTCTTTTACAACGGTGCAGACCTTTTGGGCACAACTGATGGCAGAATAGAGTTCTTTTCCTTACTGCTTGCCCTTTCCAAGAAACCACAGAATGACTCCTGGAGAGGGTTTCAGTGCAAAAGAACACATATACCTTGTAATTTTTCTACTTGGGTGGTCCACCTTTGGACTTCTGTACCAGATATTAGGGTGGAGAAGTCCAATTCTGAACATGTTCCTCTCAGCTTGGTCCCTAAGTCTCTAGCTGAGCCCACTTTCAGCACATCTAAGCCTAGACTAGACCACTGAGGAAAAGACTCAAAAGAGGTAAGATGAAACacaaaaatgagaattttattataattttcgtTACAAATACCCAAGAAACTTTTCTTTACACTGTTACTGCCATTTACTTTTTAGCTTGTGTACAATCTCACATAACTGAAGTTCGTTTCTCAGCTCCAGCCCCTCCAAACAGACCCACCCAGTGGAGGCCCAGCTGTTTTCTGATCGACAAAGGTCAGAAGTTGCTTATCTTCTGCAGCAGGGTTTGGCGTCGCTCCTCGGGGCTAATGTTCTCGGCAATGGACTTTAGGAAGTGCTGCTCGTTTACTTTCTGGAGTAAGGCACTAACGGAAGGGTTGGCCTTACTCAGGGTTTCATAGCAGGTGAGGATTTCCAAGGCCAAAACATACAGTGGCTCACACACCTCTTGATGGAGCATGGCCATGATGTGCAGAACATGACAGAATACCTGGGTATAAAAAAATAGCGCTTCCTGGGTCAGGTCCTGTTCTTGTCCTTGGGCCCAAGGGCCAACTGACTGTATCAACCTAACTGAGTCCAGGAGGTTGGTCACACTGCTACAGAGGAGTCTGACCACATGGCTCCAGCCATCCATAGGAAGCCAATTACGACAACTCTGGCTGCAGAGAAACTGGAAAACCCTCAGGAGGAGTATGGAGAGTTGAAGCTCCTGGGCCATGGGTTTCAGGTTAAGCAGAGGAACAAACTGAATATATTCCAGGCTGTAAGGGACGTGTAggagttgtttctccaacagcctcCTGGTCAACTGGTAGAGGTACTGCCACTCCTGGGTGCTGCACCAAGGCATGATTTGCACCAGGGCTACCAGAAAGCCCTTGCTGAACAATCTGACCTCCTCAGGGTCCCCCACCCCGAGCACCAGGAGGGAGAGCATCTGCTCCGAGATGCTGCTGGAGACGCAGCAGCACTCCATCCAGGCAAGGAGCCCTGTGCCTGGCCCGTAGCCAGGGTGGGCCTGGGAGGTCCACTCATCCTGAGACAGCTTACAGATCTCAAAGAGTGTGGCAGGCACCTCACACTTGAAGTGGCCCTCAAAGAAATTCTTCAGCCTCAGGCCCACAGTCCAGTCTAGTTGCTCCAACTTCCGGTGGAGCCAGGACAGGGACTTGCTCCAGGTGTCTGGGGAGAAGGTCTCGGCATTAGCTAACACGATCTCACAGAGGAGCTCCAGGATGTGGATCACCAGGTCCTTCCCATCCAAAGAGAGGCACCGCTTCTCCTTGGGGAGCTGCCAGTATTTGCTGAAGCAGTCCAGAAGCTGGCACAGGCTGAAGATCAGCGGGAACGGAAAACAGGTCTGGAGCCAGTATTCCTCTAGGCTGGCATTTGCTTCGAGGGTCTGGATGAAGATCTTCAGGCTGAGGTCCACCTCTTCAACATCTAGCATCAGGAAAGGCAGGACGAATTCCCTCAGCACCTCATCGGGCTCCAGAAGAGCAGCGACTGGAATGCCCTGGGGCTTCACGGGACTCATCAGGCATCTCAGGAGCTCCAAAAACTGCTTTTCCTCCTTGGGTGTAGAGAACTTTGTCCAGACGGTTTCTTTGAGGCATGACACCACAAACGTGGTGGATGGGTTTGGACCCTGCTCTTCCGTGAACCTGAGGGCGGGGAAGGCGGTGAGAATCTGAGCCAGGAACTTGTGGGTGCTGACACTGACCACAGCCATGCTGCACAGTTTCTTCACTGTGACCTCGGGGTGCAGTATGACCAAGCGGGCCACGGAGGCCACAGCTTTAGCCAAGCCCTGTTGGGAAGCACTCTGTGCAAGTTGGTTAAAGGTCGTGTTGAGGTCTTCCTGAAACCCCTCCAAGTAAGTCAACAACTTCTCAGAGAGGCCCTTTCGCCCCCAGGAAACCAGAATACCTGAGaggactttatttttatctggCAGCGAGAGGTCTGCATAACACTCCAGGATCAAGTCGATCACTTGTTTGATCTGCAATTCAGGAATGGCTCTGTCTGTCGTACTGACCTCCACCACTGTCTCCAGCAGCCTTAACACCAAATCTGGCTCTCGGAAGAGAGCCTGGTGATTAACCAGGCAGGCTAGCCACTCGTCCGAGAAGGCCCACTTCTTCTCAGAAGCAAAAATGTAGCACATTTCCATATGCCGATCCATCTTCTGCTCGATGATGGCCATGGCGATCGAGGCAGTGATGTCCTCCTCCAAGCTCTTGTTTAGTACCCTGTTCGTTTTCCTCAGGAAATCCCTGATGCACTCAGCCAGTTCAGAGACCGCCTGCCTCTCTTCCTTCGACAAGCTGGTGGTTTCCAGGTAGAGTTTCAAGTTCTCGCTGAAGGATGTCAGACTGTCACACAGCCGGTAGCTGTCATAATTTGTCCCCTGGCTGCTGCTGAGCATGGCctgcagctcctccccccactcccgcAGCAGGCTGCGCAGGAACTCAAACCCAACGAAAATCGTCTCATTGGGGAGCTTTGCCAGCGAGCTCAGGTTAACTCCCCGTTCCgcctccttcaccttctctgccATTGCCTGTTGATGATATGGGGTCTGGGTGTCTGAATTCCACACAGAGATCACTGTGGCCAGTTTGTCTAGATACACAGTCGCAGACACTTCCTGAGGGTCGTCCTCCATCAGCGCAAACACGGTCAGCATGTCAGCCAAGTTGGCTAGTGCACAGCACCTCATCCTGGGGCACAGGATTCTATTCTGGATTTGCTTCAGCCCAGTGAGCAGCATGGCCAACAGTGGCATGGTAGGACACACATCTGGATCTGACTTAAATCTCTTTGGAGGGTGGGAGAACTCATCTGAAGAGGACAGGTACTTATGGGCCATTGTCCTAAACTGAGACAGCAGGGGGTCCTGCGGGTCGCCCTTGTGCTTCATCATTTCCCACCAGACGTCGAGGAAGAAGGCCACATCCTTTGAAGACGTGTCAATAGCCATGTGCTCCAAAAAGCGCTCTAGTTCTGCACGGCAGATAGTGGTGGGGAGAGCCATCAGGAGCTGGATAAAGAGTCCAGAAGCTTCCAGGGACTTGAGCAGTTCAAAAAGAACCGTGTGATTGATGGTAGGGATCATGTTGCCTACTGAGAAGAACACATCTTCCTGCCACCAAGTTTCAGTGTCGGACGGTGTGGCTGGGTAGGGCTGAAGAACCTTGGCCCAGATGATGACCAGAGCTTTCCTCTTCCAGGCAAAGGGCTGGGAGCATGCCACGGCAGAGATCTCTTTCAAGGCCTCCacgatgggctgccccacatgcTCCCAGTCAGACTTGGTCAGCTCTGCCAGTGCTTTGGGGTGGAACAGCTGCTCAGCCAGCAAAAAGCCCCCGTGCAAAATAGTCATTTCTTCACAGATATTCAAGGGTCCTGCACAGAGAGAAGCCGAAAAGGATAGAGTATGGTGAAAAATTTCagaatagtgcctgaccaggcagtggcacagtagataaagcgttggactgggatacaaaggacccaggttcgaaaccccgaggtcatcggcttgagcacaggctcatctggtttgagcaaggctcatcagcttgagcccaagttccttgacttgagcaaggggtcactcgctctgctgtagccccccagtcaaggcacatataagaaagcaatcagtgaacaactaaggtgccacaaaaagacttgatgctcctcatctctctcccttcctgtctgttggtccctatctgtctctctgtcacaaaaaaaaaaaagaaaaatttcagaatAGTAAGTAGAGGCTAGAAGGAAAGACAGTAGTTAGTATGCTGGCTATCATGATCAGGGTTAGAGATAAGGGTTCAAACACTAGGATCagtggaaggggaaagaaagcgGTGCTTCTAGGAACCCCTGCAGAGCTGGAGTCAAAAGGACTTACCTGAGGAATCAAAAAGGACTCCCAAACTCTCTAGCTTGGACCTGGGACAATAACAGCCACCACTGGAAATAGGGAACATAGGAAGCTCAGAACAGGTTTGGAGGGAATAGTGAAGTTTTGGTTATTTGGAGTTTGAGGTATAACAGTAAGGTAGAGATGCCCTCCAGCAATGGAAATGCAGGGTTGAAGCTCCAGAGGAAAGTCAGAGGGGATCAATGGAACCAATGAACTGAATGAGATcctgcaggaaaagcatttgataaggaAAAGCTGGACTACTGAGGCTAGACTCTCCAGCAAAAAACGGGCCAACAGAGCACTTGGGGAAGAAGGGTTTGAGATAGCAAAAGGACAGTATCAAACTATAGGGGCCACTGAATACATACTGCAGGACCTGAAACTGGGCTTATATGATACAGATTAAGAGGCACATGGCCCCAGGGCTGTAGGCTCTGAGGCAATCAGACAAACCCtacatttccccttttctcttatAGCCTTGTCCTACAAACAGGTTCCAACTGTTCTGCCTTTCAGGGGAATCATTCACCCCATGGCTTCTTCCATCAAGAACAGCTACTCATGACCATGGTACTCTAGTAGAAACGAAGGGGTAGGTAGGAAAAATAATGCACTACATTAAGAAAAGTCCTTCCTTCATTGAGCCGTGCACTGACATAGGCTTATCAAGGATGGCATCTTGGGAAGTTTAATCAGACATGAGTTTAGCTCAGCCATTTAAAAGCAGTATGATCTTGGACAGataacttctctgaacctcccTTCTGCTTATGTGGGgataatacaaattttttttttccacttactcattttagagaggagaaagagaagtgggcgagaaacaggaagtatcaactcccatatgagccttggccaggcaaaccagaggtttcaaaccagtgacctcagcattccaggttgatgctttatccactgagccaccacaggccgggcCCAATACAAACTTCATATAAAGAGTGTGaggattagccctggccggttggctcagcggtagagcgtcggcctagcgtgcggaggacccgggttcgattcccggccagggcacacaggagaagcgcccatttgcttctccacccctccgccgcgctttcctctctgtctctctcttcccctcccgcagccaaggctccattggagcaaagatggcccgggcgctggggatggctcctcggcctctgccccaggcgctagagtggctctggtcgcaatatggcgacgcccaggatgggcagagcatcgccccctggtgggcagagcgccgccccatggtgggcgtgccgggtggatcccggtcgggcgcatgcgggagtctgtctgactgtctctccctgtttccagcttcagaaaaatgaaaaaaaaaaaaaaaaaaaaaaaaaaaaaaaagagtgtgaggATTGCCTGATGAggaggtagcgcagtggatagagtgttggcctaggacgcagaggacccaggttcaaaaccctgaggttttcattggcttgagctcagactcatagacatgaccctatggtcgctggcttgagcaaggggtcactggctcagctggagctcccctcccccatcaagacacCTTTGGAAAaggaatgaacaactaaggagccgcaacaaagaattgatgcttctcatctctctcccttcctgtctgtctgtccttctctctgtctctcgcttaaaaaaaaaaaaaagactgtgaggatcaaatgataTATACTACTCAAGCCTTTGGCCCTTACCTTGGCTTCCTGTTAGCCCCTGATCCCATCTCCCAAGATGGTGAAGGGTTAAACAAGATAGAGCAAAATCGAGCTACAATAAGGATCAGGATACAAGGAGCCTGatgaagtgctcaataaatgctggttTTCCCCAAACCTTTTGATTGTTGATAGGACCAGAATCTTGTCACTATTCTTGGCCTCCCTGAACTCAGAAACATGAGAAGACATACATAGATCTTTCTCGCGTGTTCCCTTTGGCCCTGAAACTAAATCAGAGCACAAACACTGGCCACTATTCAATATTCCTgactcctctccctttcccaagGCCCAGGGATGCCATCCCTTTCTTAGTCCTTCATATTCCCAAGAATCCATCTTCCAACGGAGAGATTCCCGACTCCAGCAGACTAAGGAACATCCTGCTCCTTCAACCGTTTATGGAAGCAGTAAAAGGTCAAGGGATCAGCGCTCCTATGCAGCTCACACTGGTGAAGGTATCCACCGTAGCTCTCAGTGGCAGAGATGGACTCCCAGGGAGGGTTAAGGTGCTGAATGGTGTCTCTCTGGAGGTCTGGACCTCTTTTCTGGCTCAGACCACTCTTCAGGGCACCAAAATATGTTCCCTATGACTctgtaaattgaattttattgtgcTATCAGCTCAGCTGAGATGTTTGGCCCCCAACAGCTACTTTCCAGAGACATTAGGACATGTgctacctgcctgacctgtggcagcatagtagataaaatgttgacctggaacactgaggtcgctggtttgaaacccaggacttgcctggtcaaggcacatatgggaattgatgcttcctgtgcctcacccctctccctcccttctctaaaatgaatttaagaatttattattaattcctactctgtgctaggcactgccCTAGGTGGTACACATGTAAGATCTCTTTAAGTCTTCATCTCAACCTTCTGAGGACTGTATTATTCCTGTTTTAGAGATGGGAACATGGAGACTCAAAAACAATTTACTCAAAATGTTGCAAACCACGTAAGTGGTTGGGTAGAAATCACCACATCCTGTAGGGCTTCAAAATCTTCCAGCTCTACCATTTCACCACTTAAGAActggctggagccagggaccagAACTTTTCTCTACGGCTTAGTATGACTGACATACCTTGGGGTGCCTCACCCCAGCTCTCCCAGAGCAGTCTCCTGGTCTTAAGCCCTTAGGAGCATGTCCAGAAGGATAAGAGGCTGGGCAAGGAGCCACAGATTTAtaccagctcctccctccctccttccaaatTTTGCCCCTCAGGATTCTGAATCAAGGTGGACATGCCACCGCGGCTGTCTCTCCCCACAACTGCTAGTCTGCTGAACGCTACGTACCAGGCACTGTACCGGGAGTCGTATACACGTGATCTCAATGAAAACTCCCCCAAACTCTGAAGTGGACACATTACTATCTCCGTTTTATCAATGAGGACTTCACGTGCGAAAGTCACTTGCTCAAGAACTTATCAGGCTTTCAACAAACAAGACAGTTAAGCATCCGGGATTCCCCCGGGCGCCCTGCAAACCTGGAATTTTCAAAAGCACGTGCACGAACCTTCTTCACTTTCAGGAAATCTAACCACCCAGTTTGGCCCTTCACAGGGAAGGGAGTTAAGGGGGAAAGAGACGAGCCCAAGGAGCGGCGGGGCCGGTCTACAGCCAGGTCTCACGACCTCCGGTCACCAAAACCCCTTCCCAACCCGAAGGCCTCCCTTAGCCGGGCCCATTCAGCATTGCCCTGGTAGCCCGTTTCGGGACGCGGCCCAGACAGGCTCCGGAAGAGGACCTGAGACACTCACCTAGGTCCATGGCGGGGTCGCAAGTGGCGGCGCCGTCAGCCCCTAGCTCGCAAAGCGGCGAGTACTGCGCAGGCACCACCGCACAATGGGCGGCCGCAGGGGGCGGGACTATAGGCCTCGCTTCAGTCCCCGCCCACAGTCTCAGCTCCAGCCGCGAGCGATCAGCATTAGGCTCGCTCCGCTCCGCACGCACGCGCAGTCCTCACCTACGAGCCCGCAGCTTCGA from Saccopteryx leptura isolate mSacLep1 chromosome 2, mSacLep1_pri_phased_curated, whole genome shotgun sequence carries:
- the GEMIN4 gene encoding gem-associated protein 4, with product MDLGPLNICEEMTILHGGFLLAEQLFHPKALAELTKSDWEHVGQPIVEALKEISAVACSQPFAWKRKALVIIWAKVLQPYPATPSDTETWWQEDVFFSVGNMIPTINHTVLFELLKSLEASGLFIQLLMALPTTICRAELERFLEHMAIDTSSKDVAFFLDVWWEMMKHKGDPQDPLLSQFRTMAHKYLSSSDEFSHPPKRFKSDPDVCPTMPLLAMLLTGLKQIQNRILCPRMRCCALANLADMLTVFALMEDDPQEVSATVYLDKLATVISVWNSDTQTPYHQQAMAEKVKEAERGVNLSSLAKLPNETIFVGFEFLRSLLREWGEELQAMLSSSQGTNYDSYRLCDSLTSFSENLKLYLETTSLSKEERQAVSELAECIRDFLRKTNRVLNKSLEEDITASIAMAIIEQKMDRHMEMCYIFASEKKWAFSDEWLACLVNHQALFREPDLVLRLLETVVEVSTTDRAIPELQIKQVIDLILECYADLSLPDKNKVLSGILVSWGRKGLSEKLLTYLEGFQEDLNTTFNQLAQSASQQGLAKAVASVARLVILHPEVTVKKLCSMAVVSVSTHKFLAQILTAFPALRFTEEQGPNPSTTFVVSCLKETVWTKFSTPKEEKQFLELLRCLMSPVKPQGIPVAALLEPDEVLREFVLPFLMLDVEEVDLSLKIFIQTLEANASLEEYWLQTCFPFPLIFSLCQLLDCFSKYWQLPKEKRCLSLDGKDLVIHILELLCEIVLANAETFSPDTWSKSLSWLHRKLEQLDWTVGLRLKNFFEGHFKCEVPATLFEICKLSQDEWTSQAHPGYGPGTGLLAWMECCCVSSSISEQMLSLLVLGVGDPEEVRLFSKGFLVALVQIMPWCSTQEWQYLYQLTRRLLEKQLLHVPYSLEYIQFVPLLNLKPMAQELQLSILLLRVFQFLCSQSCRNWLPMDGWSHVVRLLCSSVTNLLDSVRLIQSVGPWAQGQEQDLTQEALFFYTQVFCHVLHIMAMLHQEVCEPLYVLALEILTCYETLSKANPSVSALLQKVNEQHFLKSIAENISPEERRQTLLQKISNF